TAATGAAGGAGGATTTGCATAATCTGatgtgtgtggctttcctaaagTATTTTCTCTGTGTATGAAAAGAACTcattgtgaatatgtgtgtgtgtgtgtttgagtggccGTGGGTGTTTGAGCAGGCCCTGATTCAGAATGACACACTGAGGGAAGCCAGAAGACGAGTATAGTatgcacacacaaagacacacacacacacacacacatgcatgcacgcacaaacACATGCAACCCTTCTGACTAGAGACTAAACTCTTGGCTCAGGGAAATCTTCACTTGTTTACATTAACAATAGACATGACAGAAGTTCATCTCCAACATGAAGCTGACCTTTGCTGGAAAGTGACCCGAGACGCACTCTCTGTTACATACGGGATATCTTGTTTTATGCATATTCAATTTGAAACCCACTGGAGTGAGATTATTCATAAACTCGAGGAATTACATCCCTGTGGCGATCTGTGTTTCGTCACTGTTATGTAATAGAAGCACTGCATGAAAAATATGCACCTTCTCAATCCATTAAAACAGAACAAGGCATTACTGCAATGTGTATTAGGATTATAAATGAACAAGTTAACAATATCATTAGTGAttatagtatctatctatctatctatctatctatctatctatctataaaatgtaaacatgacAATGCTACCATAAGGATGTCCATTTATCTGCATAGTCTGTTAGTGTAAAACCAATTCAGGCATTAAAGAGATCATTTCCTCAACCTCTGGCTGTTACAAACCTGTTTCTTTAGTGTGATGAACGCAAAAGAAGACATTCCTTCAAAATCTTTTTCTTTGCTATTCAAATCAATGGGGAACATGAACTGTTTGGTAACAGCATTCTTCTAAGTATCTTCTTTTGCTTTCaccagaaaaaagaaagtcatacaaAATTGGAACTACATAAAGGTACGTAAATGGGGTGAGTACATTTTAACCTTTAATATTTCTAACCCGCTTTCCTTTTACAGTACAGAAAAATATCATTATGAATATTCAGATTTTGTATTGTGAAACAGTACGGGTGTGTTAGCAGTAAACTCTTACCTGTGTGTTTTTCATGAGATCCGCCCACATACTGGTTCCATCCCCTCCTCTCATGAGGACATTATATGTGaagaaatacgtcccaggaactTTGCACACAAATTTCCCAGTCGCTCCATCATAGTTATTCCCAATGTTTGTAACCACATCGTCAAACCTCAAGACCTCGTAGCCCTCCTGTGGGTTTCGAAGACCTGCATAGAAGGCCACACGGGGTCCCATAGTATAGACGGCTGTCCCCATTCCAGTAGCGGTTCTTCCTCCAAGAGGAAAAATCTCAGGTCGCTCTGTGTGGTTTTTACTATTTCCTGGTGGCCCCATTGGACCTGGAGGACCTGGCTCTCCGGGTGGTCCTGGGGGTCCTGGAGGACCTGGTAATCCTGGTTTTCCTTGGCGTCCAGGTTTACCCTGTGGTCCATGAGCGTACGTAGGCAATGGGGGTCCCATACTATGATCAGTCAATGCTTCAGCTTCCAGCTGGGTGTTAGTAATAGCCGTCCCTGTACCAACACCAGCCGTGGTGCCAGTTTTTTCCGAGAATGGATCGCAGACCATTCGGCAAGTGCCCAGCATCTCATACTGACCTCCGTTTTCGCCAGTGGTGCCTGCCAGATGCACCAAAACAGGAATGAGGACCACCAGAACCAACAGGAGCATGACGGCCACGCCAGCCCCTAACAGGGTCTTCCGTCCCAGGCTGAAGCGGGAAAGGGGCTGGGCCGCCAGCGCGGAGCTCTCGCCGCAAGCCGGAATATTGACCTCCGGAAGTGAGAGGGAACAAACTCCCTCAACGTCAGGTGCTCGCGGAGATGAGAAGGGAAACGAGAGCCAGCAGGGATCTcagattttgtttatttcttttccggcttgaaagagaaagagagagagaaaaagaaagagagagaaagagcatcCACTGTTTCAGCAGGTGAGTGGAGAGAAGTGTTTGGGCGTTGAGAAAGGAAGTGGGATTGAGAgaagaggagagaaagagagatagagagagaaagagagagagaacatgCCCTTCTAGTGTGTTTCTTTGTATGACTCAAAAAGGACAAGTGGGAGGAGGCTTTCTGCAAATGAAGAAACAGGgggagagcaagagagagagagagaatgagagagaaagaTTGGGTATTTGGGAAAACCCAACGCTGAGGAAATCTCAAAGTCCTTTAAGTATGTTTCTTGTGCAGTCTTTTGAAATATGATTAGATTTTCCACTTGTTGAACTGCATGACTCGATGGCAGGCTTTACACATGGTGGCTTGATAAAGCAAGAGAGGGAAGATAAGCAAGAGATAGTCTGTTTCTCTGTCCGCATGACGGTCAAGCAAATATGACAGGATGCAGTCTAAGCGTCAGTTAATCGAAAGGGACACCTGCTGAGTGCAAGCAAAAGGATTTTTCCGCTTCCCCCTTTCTCTGTCTCTCCAAACCGCCCTCGACGCATCTTCCTGGCATCGTTATGTAATTatgtcattgtttatttatgtgcagTAAACACATAGTAATCCTTCCATAGCTTGCTCGGATTACGAGAACACGCTATGGGCGTCCTCATAATTGTCTCGTTTCATTAAGTAAATGCTAACTCGTACGAGAGTTGATGATCATTTGCTGTCTTGTGCTATGATCCAAGCGTCCCAGGAATGGCAGGCTACTGTAGTGAACCTGGCTGTGTGAAAATGAGAGTATTTGCTTTACATTTGTTTATGAGCTGATTTAGAGTGACTGCAAGTTGGTGCAACTCCTCCACTGAAGAGATCTGCAAAGATTGTGAGATGTGAAACTGGTGGACAAGTGCCCAGATGTACGCTTCACCACAATGTGCGACTAACATCTTAAAGGCCAATGCAGCATGCCTTTGCAACTGGGACAAGAATTGTTGTTGAAATGGTTTCACTACAGGTCTTTCATAGTTCAGTGTGACATGCTCACTGGCGAACAATTAATTGCCCTTGTGATGAATCTTAGCCTCCAACAAAGTTCTGACAGTGTCAGAAATGATGCGTCACAATCCTGCTGTGTCGCTGCTCCTACAACACTTGTGTAATTAAGAATTTGATTGAACTGCAATTGATGATGGGCTCTGTTTGAGGAACAAAACGAGAGTTTCAACAAACATATTGGCACATTGAATTGTTTAAAATGgcatattttaacaaaaaaaggaattaaattaactcAAATTCACTTTGAAAAATTAGCTGTCCTCAAATGTCCTTGTTTGTCCAGATGACAGACTTCTAAatcataaaataccataatatgtttgcagatatttaaaaaaatcatgctaaatgaacatacttatatatatatatatatatatatatatatatatatatatatatatatatatatatatatatatatatatatatatatatatatatatatacacacacataaacaatgcTAAATTCATTTATTCTCAGCAAATCATGCAAGACCCATCAGTTCAGTGGCTTTGTTTGCATTCTGTGCCTCTAATATGGCGACTGATGACACGTCACAAAAACACCACTGGCTTTTACTAGTGATACATTATGTAGTGTTATTTATCAATGAAGAgttgcaaatatatatacacaatataatgctcattcctacATATTTCCCTTTACTTTCAATTACTATAGAATATTAAATGTGTAacccattttttgttttttggggattttttgtttctgctgttttatactataattttttctgtttagtacagcatattatttacagtaaatagctgaactgaacaatttttgttataaggtctggttttgtggtggctgtactttaaaattaaaataatcttaattcaagtgatgaacgattctaacagtaaacagtgCTACTGTAAGATCACACCTGCTCTGTATAAaggcttgaaaatgatttagtttaaaatatctATTAGAAAcgtaaaagtaatcaaaaagtaatcagatgtaatcagttactttacttctataaagtaattaaaaaggtACACTacctattacattttaaatagagtaatttgtaatctgtaatctattacatttccaaagtaacctccccaacactgtgtTCAGCAGAAGCATTTTCTGGCAATATCATCTGATGATCACAAAGTTCAGATAAAAACTTCTCAGGCCAACCTGAAATGAAGAACTCATTAAAATCTCACAGCAAGCTGAAGCAGGTGGTCCTGTAGCTGGTTTCCTGAGGTTGCCGGATAATTACAGGTCTTTTCTGCcgatttattttgtgcatgtcaGGTCTGAGAGAAGACCTGCTTGGAAATGTAAAGCCTTGGGCTTGCTAGGAAAGTTTAACTAGTTCACTGATATAATTTCTCCATCATGAAGCCACCTGGGTCTGATTCTGAACCAACACAAATGATGCAGCTGATGTTGATAATGCTTAATTTTTAATTGCCAATAATGGAAAGAAGCTGCTAATGTATGTGACTCTGCTCGCTGTATGAGTCTTTCCTGGGTCAAAATGAGGCGGAATCTTGATCACGAACATTTTGCTacttaaaacaaacacattttgtaTTATTCTTGTAATATTAGCAAGTAAAACACCATCTTTTTGCGTAggcgtagtggttagtgcgttgaaaCATGGCTTACGGCGACCCGAGTAAGATTCAAACCacaaggtcctatgccgatccttcctctctctgctccccacgctttcctgtcaatactctctatgGTCCTATCCATTTAAGGTgcaaaccctgaaaaaataataaaaaataaataaataatacatgagCAGTGCTTGAGCATCACTTAGGGACTGTCTATAGTTGTTACTACCTACCTGATTTTTGTCAAAAGGCAGATGTGGTACAAAATTTGATGCAGGTGGCAACGTCGTAATTCTCATTGCAGGAAAATCTCTGTACAGTACTGTATAATAAGGAAGTATCCAAAGCCTTTCGCTTCATGCAAACTTTCTACTCGAATTAAATCTTTAACCTGATTAAAGTAAATTCTGCACATTGAAATACGTCACACAAATACTTACATTTGTATTTGGTGTGAATTATATTTTCTTGTGGGCAACATAATATTTTCTGCCATTTTGGTTTTGTTTCATACTAGACCAATCACCATGGAGGATGGCATCTTGTCTTAGGCGGCAGTggataaattttattttttatgaataattaatcaattgataacgaattaattattttcagcctaccgtttcaactacctgacctgcatggtcttttgtaaacccataaccaaatcataaataaataaatatgttacacacaaattaccacctgtcaatcactttttctgtgggactctggcatgaataggcagagtgatctgcgTCATTATAGtggtgtcgacaaacttggttggtaaaagtGCACCACTAACAGGagccaaccaacagtatctgaggtttcctctaaaattactaagtacaagtgtgtaagcgaaagattgaagcagtgtactgacactgtgacacattacctgatagttTAAAAAGACCAAAgggtcgttagatagagacaagattaaataaatatcacatttaacaactatagtgagacgcgatccagtggtacatcaatgataaactgtccaacatgcactgctctctggggttttgcgCCTgcctgcctggagctcagatgtgcacatatgctgcagcgcatggcAGAgcgtgtgtggtcacgtgatatgCATTTTCAGCGGTTTAATGTGGATGGAGATATTTTTAGAAATGCTAGATGagacgccagtgtggacgtggatcatcttcattctaaaatgctattttaaaactaagatgtattagt
This window of the Danio aesculapii chromosome 24, fDanAes4.1, whole genome shotgun sequence genome carries:
- the LOC130218918 gene encoding C1q-related factor-like → MLLLVLVVLIPVLVHLAGTTGENGGQYEMLGTCRMVCDPFSEKTGTTAGVGTGTAITNTQLEAEALTDHSMGPPLPTYAHGPQGKPGRQGKPGLPGPPGPPGPPGEPGPPGPMGPPGNSKNHTERPEIFPLGGRTATGMGTAVYTMGPRVAFYAGLRNPQEGYEVLRFDDVVTNIGNNYDGATGKFVCKVPGTYFFTYNVLMRGGDGTSMWADLMKNTQVRASAIAQDQDQSYDYASNTVILHLDPGDEICIKLDGGKAHGGNSNKYSTFAGFILYSD